One genomic window of Magnolia sinica isolate HGM2019 chromosome 3, MsV1, whole genome shotgun sequence includes the following:
- the LOC131240900 gene encoding beta-glucuronosyltransferase GlcAT14B-like yields the protein MEFMKAYLSVIPGSLNKEKKWALPLIISSLICAFLLVTSFNMGLVSSLYTMNSIFSMFPSHSVNQSDPVFVESKVSSVPPTPSGPSFPRLAYLVSGSKGDLDRLWRTLHALYHPMNQYIVHLDLESPAAERLELAARVEKHPIFVKVGNVHMITKANMVTYRGPTMVSNTLHACAVLLKENKEWDWFINLSASDYPLVTQDDILHTFSYLPRNLNFIEHTSRLGWKEGQRARPLIIDPGLYLTRKNDIFWATQMREVPTAFKLFTGSAWMALSRAFVEYCVWGWDNLPRTLLMYYTNFVSSPEGYFQTVICNVPEFANTTVNHDLHYIAWDVPPKQHPHTLTMSDMGRMINSSAPFARKFKRDDTILDKIDAEYLGRMNGSFTPGGWCSGNPPCSDVRDGTHIKPGPGARRLDKLLDRIVRSSKFVQMQCK from the exons ATGGAATTCATGAAGGCGTATCTCTCGGTAATTCCTGGATCCCTTAACAAGGAAAAGAAATGGGCTTTGCCTCTCATTATAAGCTCCCTCATCTGCGCTTTCCTATTAGTTACATCCTTCAACATGGGTCTTGTTTCTTCTCTATACACCATGAACTCGATCTTCTCAATGTTCCCATCACACTCTGTGAATCAGAGTGACCCTGTTTTTGTAGAGTCGAAGGTTTCATCAGTTCCGCCTACACCTTCCGGACCTTCCTTTCCTCGGCTGGCTTATCTGGTCTCTGGCTCCAAAGGTGATTTGGATCGCCTCTGGAGGACTTTGCATGCACTATATCACCCTATGAACCAGTACATTGTCCATTTAGATTTGGAATCTCCAGCTGCCGAAAGATTGGAACTTGCTGCCCGTGTAGAGAAGCACCCAATCTTTGTGAAGGTTGGCAATGTCCACATGATTACCAAAGCTAATATGGTCACCTATAGAGGGCCAACCATGGTCTCAAATACCCTGCACGCCTGTGCAGTGCTACTCAAGGAAAACAAGGAATGGGACTGGTTTATAAATCTGAGTGCTTCTGATTATCCTCTTGTAACACAAGATG ATATTCTCCACACATTTTCTTACCTGCCTAGAAATCTGAACTTTATAGAGCATACCAGCCGTTTGGGGTGGAAAGA GGGCCAAAGAGCAAGGCCATTGATTATAGATCCTGGGCTTTACTTGACGAGAAAGAATGATATTTTCTGGGCAACacagatgagagaagtgccaacTGCATTTAAGTTATTTACTG GTTCTGCTTGGATGGCTCTATCACGAGCATTTGTGGAGTACTGTGTGTGGGGTTGGGATAACCTTCCAAGAACCCTCCTCATGTATTACACCAACTTCGTCTCCTCACCGGAGGGGTACTTCCAGACTGTCATCTGCAATGTGCCCGAGTTTGCAAACACAACCGTCAACCATGACCTGCACTACATTGCATGGGACGTGCCGCCGAAGCAGCATCCTCACACCCTCACCATGAGCGACATGGGCAGGATGATAAACAGCTCTGCTCCCTTTGCGCGCAAGTTCAAACGGGATGACACCATCTTAGACAAGATCGACGCCGAGTATCTTGGCCGGATGAATGGGAGTTTCACACCTGGAGGTTGGTGCTCTGGAAATCCTCCATGCTCAGATGTGAGGGACGGGACCCACATCAAGCCAGGCCCGGGAGCCCGCAGACTTGACAAGCTGTTGGATAGGATCGTCAGGTCAAGTAAGTTTGTTCAGATGCAGTGTAAATAA